One part of the Sesamum indicum cultivar Zhongzhi No. 13 linkage group LG14, S_indicum_v1.0, whole genome shotgun sequence genome encodes these proteins:
- the LOC105176727 gene encoding uncharacterized protein LOC105176727 translates to MASNHFRLPVRTIKTSQSSFNVKQTATSSLSSSFTTQHQQNNSHLLISYIAGKPQLKSESKISHFLPICTLSSPKPPTTKEEAIVQAKTALFSTLEKPLNNPKLAGKIKKIKQPRFRVEIPVIDDSPSSLSQLALEVFGDMPIRRKGSQVKILMLWASQSLTQAANKAFDSHSSDVVVRNIDVSSVLDEDVRTVNSADVAVFLAPEASQLEVLKTVTDSFYPRPVVIFNPKWVFEEEVDFGELSGFVGSFDVVYSFTGLEVRGILSKRKGVIFKCVKDGVLSGERWNVLVEEEGELRVVSRFKARPSIAEVENVLYNLMAINSPVTKSAKFLRDLVSNVTGKK, encoded by the coding sequence ATGGCTTCCAATCACTTCCGACTCCCTGTCCGGACAATCAAAACTTCACAATCTTCGTTCAACGTCAAACAAACAGCTACTTCCTCATTATCTTCTTCCTTCACTACACAACATCAACAGAACAACTCACATCTGTTGATCTCCTACATAGCTGGAAAGCCCCAGCTTAAATCCGAATCAAAAATCTCACATTTCTTGCCCATATGCACCCTCTCATCTCCCAAACCACCCACCACGAAAGAAGAAGCCATTGTCCAAGCCAAGACCGCACTTTTTTCCACTTTAGAGAAACCCCTCAACAACCCAAAACTCGCCGgaaagatcaagaaaataaagcagCCCAGATTCCGGGTTGAAATTCCGGTCATCGATGATTCACCCTCTTCGCTCTCTCAACTGGCTCTTGAAGTCTTTGGGGACATGCCCATCAGAAGAAAAGGTTCACAAGTCAAGATTCTTATGTTGTGGGCAAGCCAGAGCTTAACACAGGCTGCCAATAAGGCCTTTGATTCCCACTCTTCAGACGTTGTGGTCCGCAACATTGATGTTTCATCTGTTCTTGATGAAGATGTCAGAACTGTGAACTCTGCTGATGTGGCTGTGTTTTTGGCGCCGGAGGCTTCTCAATTGGAGGTTTTGAAGACAGTTACTGATAGTTTTTATCCAAGGCCAGTTGTGATTTTCAATCCCAAATGGGTGTTTGAGGAGGAGGTCGATTTTGGCGAGCTGAGTGGCTTTGTCGGGTCATTTGATGTGGTGTACTCGTTCACGGGTTTGGAGGTTAGAGGGATCTTGAGCAAGAGGAAAGGTGTGATCTTTAAGTGTGTGAAGGATGGGGTTTTGAGTGGTGAGAGATGGAATGTTCTGGTTGAAGAAGAAGGGGAATTGAGAGTTGTGTCGAGGTTCAAAGCTCGGCCCTCCATCGCTGAAGTTGAGAATGTATTGTACAATTTGATGGCTATTAATTCCCCAGTTACGAAATCCGCCAAGTTCTTGAGAGATTTGGTTTCAAATGTAACTGGGAAGAAGTAA